A genomic segment from Fodinicola acaciae encodes:
- the lysS gene encoding lysine--tRNA ligase yields the protein MTEQPASDVDDLPEQMRVRRDKRERMLADGVPPYPVNFERTASLAELREKYAELPTDTATGDNVAIAGRVIFFRNTGKLCFATLRAGDGTELQVMISLAKVGEQALADWKSLVDIGDHVGVEGEVITSRRGELSVLADRWVITSKALRPLPVAHKPLSEDTRIRQRYVDLIVRPEARKMMQIRAAAVRALRDALHRRGFTEVETPLLQNVHGGATARPFMTHFNAFDTDVYLRIALELFLKRCTVGGVDKVFEVGKVLRNEGSDSTHSPEFTMLEVYQAYTDYRGIGRLTQELYQETAQAIYGSTTVTRMDGGELDLGGDWPWVSLYELVSAAVQAEITPETSVETLRAYAEKFEVPIPPHATHGKLVEELLEALCEEQLAGPVFVCDYPVDTSPLTREHRSKSGVTEKWDLYIGGVERGTGYSELVDPVIQRERLVAQSLAAAGGDPEAMQLDEDFVRALEYGMPPTGGMGMGIDRMLQVFTGWGIRETILFPYVRPE from the coding sequence GAGCAGATGCGGGTGCGGCGCGACAAGCGTGAGCGGATGCTGGCCGACGGCGTGCCGCCGTATCCGGTCAACTTCGAGCGCACGGCGAGCCTGGCCGAGCTGCGCGAGAAGTACGCCGAGCTGCCGACCGACACCGCCACCGGCGACAACGTGGCGATCGCCGGCCGGGTGATCTTCTTCCGCAACACCGGCAAGCTGTGCTTCGCGACCCTGCGCGCCGGCGACGGCACCGAGCTGCAGGTGATGATCTCGCTGGCCAAGGTCGGCGAGCAGGCACTGGCCGACTGGAAGTCGCTGGTCGACATCGGTGACCACGTCGGCGTCGAAGGCGAGGTCATCACCTCGCGGCGCGGCGAGCTGAGCGTGCTCGCCGACCGTTGGGTCATCACCTCCAAGGCGTTGCGGCCGCTGCCGGTGGCGCACAAGCCGCTGTCCGAGGACACCAGGATCCGGCAGCGCTACGTGGACCTCATCGTCCGGCCGGAGGCCAGGAAGATGATGCAGATCCGCGCCGCCGCCGTGCGAGCGCTGCGCGACGCGCTGCACCGGCGTGGCTTCACCGAGGTGGAGACGCCGCTGCTGCAAAACGTGCACGGCGGCGCGACAGCGCGTCCGTTCATGACGCATTTCAACGCCTTCGACACCGACGTATATCTGCGCATCGCGCTGGAGCTGTTTCTCAAGCGCTGCACGGTCGGCGGCGTCGACAAGGTCTTCGAGGTCGGCAAGGTGCTGCGCAACGAGGGGTCCGACTCGACCCACTCGCCGGAGTTCACCATGCTGGAGGTCTACCAGGCCTACACCGACTATCGCGGCATCGGCCGGCTCACCCAGGAGCTCTACCAGGAGACCGCGCAGGCCATCTACGGCTCCACCACGGTGACCAGGATGGACGGCGGCGAGCTGGACCTCGGCGGCGACTGGCCGTGGGTCTCGCTGTACGAGCTGGTGTCGGCCGCCGTGCAGGCCGAGATCACCCCGGAGACCAGCGTCGAGACGCTTCGCGCGTACGCGGAGAAGTTCGAGGTGCCGATTCCGCCGCACGCCACCCACGGCAAGCTGGTCGAGGAGCTGCTGGAGGCGCTCTGCGAGGAGCAGCTGGCCGGCCCGGTCTTCGTCTGCGACTACCCGGTGGACACCTCGCCGCTCACCCGCGAGCACCGCAGCAAGTCCGGCGTGACCGAGAAGTGGGACCTCTACATCGGCGGCGTCGAGCGCGGCACCGGCTATTCCGAGCTGGTCGACCCGGTCATCCAGCGCGAGCGGCTGGTCGCGCAGTCGCTGGCCGCGGCCGGCGGCGACCCAGAGGCCATGCAGCTGGACGAGGACTTCGTCCGCGCGCTGGAATACGGCATGCCACCGACCGGCGGCATGGGGATGGGGATCGACCGGATGCTCCAGGTCTTCACCGGCTGGGGGATCCGCGAGACCATCCTGTTCCCGTACGTCCGGCCTGAGTAA
- a CDS encoding histone-like nucleoid-structuring protein Lsr2, with translation MVQRTEIILIDDLDGGKADETIRFALDGVAYEIDLSAKNAAKLRDQLAVYTEKARRAGKAPTRPAVRPPQPAATVGADREQNQAIRAWARKRGLPVSDRGRIPADIIEQYHAQS, from the coding sequence GTGGTGCAGCGGACAGAGATCATCCTGATTGACGACCTCGACGGCGGGAAGGCCGACGAGACCATCCGGTTCGCACTCGACGGGGTCGCGTACGAGATCGACCTGTCCGCCAAGAACGCGGCCAAGCTGCGCGACCAGCTGGCCGTCTACACCGAGAAGGCCCGGCGGGCCGGCAAGGCACCGACCCGGCCGGCGGTGCGGCCGCCGCAGCCGGCCGCGACCGTCGGCGCCGACCGCGAGCAGAACCAGGCGATCCGCGCGTGGGCCCGCAAGCGCGGCCTGCCAGTGAGCGACCGAGGCCGGATCCCGGCCGACATCATCGAGCAATATCACGCGCAGTCGTAA
- a CDS encoding ATP-dependent Clp protease ATP-binding subunit, which produces MFERFTDRARRVVVLAQEEARMLNHNYIGTEHILLGLIHEGEGVAAKALESLGISLEGVRQQVEEIIGQGQQAPSGHIPFTPRAKKVLELSLREALQLGHNYIGTEHILLGLIREGEGVAAQVLVKLGADLNRVRQQVIQLLSGYQGGKESSGGPASEGTPSTSLVLDQFGRNYTQAARENKLDPVIGREKEIERLMQVLSRRTKNNPVLIGEPGVGKTAVVEGLAQAIVKGDVPETLKDKQLYTLDLGALVAGSRYRGDFEERLKKVLKEIRTRGDIILFIDEIHTLVGAGAAEGAIDAASILKPMLARGELQTIGATTLDEYRKYLEKDAALERRFQPIQVGEPTLAHTIEILKGLRDRYEAHHRVSITDGALVQAATLADRYISDRFLPDKAIDLIDEAGARMRIRRMTAPPDLREFDEKIADVRRQKESAIDSQDFEKAASLRDKEKTLLNQKSQREKEWKSGDLDVVSEVDEEQIAEVLANWTGIPVFKLTEEETSRLLRMEDELHKRVVGQQEAIKSVSQAIRRTRAGLKDPKRPGGSFIFAGPSGVGKTELSKALAEFLFGDDDALIQLDMSEFHDRYTVSRLVGAPPGYVGYDEGGQLTEKVRRKPFSVVLFDEVEKAHSDVFNTLLQVLEDGRLTDGQGRIVDFKNTVLIMTTNLGTRDVSKAVSLGFQAGNDAASSYERMKQKVQDELKQHFRPEFLNRIDDIVVFHQLTEEEIIQIVDIMIARVASQLKNRDMTLSLTKKARTLLAKKGFDPVLGARPLRRTIQREIEDTLSEKILFGEIQPGTNITIDVDGDPADVDQARLVFKTGVKTEKELVSAEKDAPAVTVAKNGTE; this is translated from the coding sequence ATGTTCGAGAGATTTACCGACCGCGCGCGTCGGGTTGTCGTCCTGGCACAGGAAGAAGCCAGGATGCTCAACCACAACTACATCGGGACCGAACACATCCTGCTCGGGCTCATCCACGAGGGTGAGGGGGTCGCCGCCAAGGCGCTGGAGTCCCTCGGCATCTCGCTGGAAGGCGTACGCCAGCAGGTGGAGGAGATCATCGGCCAGGGCCAGCAGGCCCCGTCCGGTCACATCCCGTTCACCCCGCGCGCCAAGAAGGTGCTGGAGCTGAGCCTGCGCGAGGCGCTGCAGCTCGGCCACAACTACATCGGCACCGAGCACATCCTGCTCGGCCTGATCCGTGAGGGTGAGGGTGTCGCGGCGCAGGTGCTGGTCAAGCTCGGCGCCGACCTCAACCGGGTGCGGCAGCAGGTCATCCAGCTGCTGTCCGGCTACCAGGGTGGCAAGGAGTCCAGCGGCGGCCCGGCCTCCGAGGGCACTCCGTCCACCTCGCTGGTGCTCGACCAGTTCGGCCGCAACTACACCCAGGCCGCGCGGGAGAACAAGCTCGACCCGGTGATCGGCCGGGAGAAGGAGATCGAGCGCCTGATGCAGGTGCTCTCCCGGCGGACCAAGAACAACCCGGTGCTGATCGGCGAGCCCGGCGTCGGCAAGACCGCCGTCGTCGAGGGCCTCGCGCAGGCGATCGTCAAGGGCGACGTGCCGGAGACGCTGAAGGACAAGCAGCTCTACACGCTCGACCTCGGCGCGCTGGTCGCCGGCTCGCGCTATCGCGGTGACTTCGAGGAACGGCTCAAGAAGGTCCTCAAGGAGATCCGTACGCGCGGCGACATCATCCTGTTCATCGACGAGATCCACACCCTGGTGGGTGCGGGTGCCGCCGAGGGCGCGATCGACGCCGCCAGCATCCTCAAGCCGATGCTGGCCCGCGGCGAGCTGCAGACCATCGGCGCCACCACGCTGGACGAATACCGGAAATACCTGGAGAAGGACGCCGCGCTGGAGCGCCGGTTCCAGCCGATCCAGGTGGGTGAGCCGACGCTGGCGCACACCATCGAGATCCTGAAGGGCCTGCGCGACCGGTACGAGGCGCACCACCGCGTCTCGATCACCGACGGTGCGCTCGTACAGGCGGCGACCCTGGCCGACCGCTACATCTCCGACCGGTTCCTGCCGGACAAGGCGATCGACCTGATCGACGAGGCCGGTGCCCGGATGCGGATCCGCCGGATGACCGCGCCGCCGGACCTGCGCGAGTTCGACGAGAAGATCGCCGACGTACGCCGGCAGAAGGAGTCCGCGATCGACTCGCAGGACTTCGAGAAGGCGGCCAGCCTGCGCGACAAGGAAAAGACCCTGCTCAACCAGAAGTCGCAGCGGGAGAAGGAGTGGAAGTCCGGCGACCTCGACGTGGTCAGCGAGGTCGACGAGGAGCAGATCGCCGAGGTGCTGGCCAACTGGACCGGCATTCCGGTGTTCAAGCTCACCGAGGAGGAGACCTCCCGGCTGCTGCGCATGGAGGACGAGCTGCACAAGCGGGTCGTCGGCCAGCAGGAGGCGATCAAGTCGGTGTCGCAGGCCATCCGGCGTACCCGCGCCGGCCTGAAGGACCCGAAGCGTCCCGGTGGCTCGTTCATCTTCGCCGGCCCGTCCGGTGTCGGTAAGACCGAGCTGTCCAAGGCGCTGGCGGAGTTCCTGTTCGGCGACGATGACGCGCTGATCCAGCTGGACATGTCCGAGTTCCACGACCGCTACACGGTGTCTCGCCTGGTCGGTGCCCCTCCCGGTTACGTCGGTTACGACGAGGGTGGCCAGCTGACCGAGAAGGTGCGCCGCAAGCCGTTCAGCGTGGTGCTGTTCGACGAGGTGGAGAAGGCCCACTCGGACGTCTTCAACACGCTGCTGCAGGTGCTGGAGGACGGCCGGCTGACCGACGGTCAGGGTCGGATCGTGGACTTCAAGAACACGGTGCTGATCATGACCACCAACCTCGGCACGCGGGACGTGTCCAAGGCGGTCAGCCTGGGCTTCCAGGCCGGCAACGACGCGGCCAGCAGCTACGAGCGGATGAAGCAGAAGGTCCAGGACGAGCTCAAGCAGCACTTCCGGCCGGAGTTCCTCAACCGGATCGACGACATCGTCGTGTTCCACCAGCTCACCGAGGAAGAGATCATCCAGATCGTGGACATCATGATCGCCAGGGTGGCCTCGCAGCTGAAGAACCGCGACATGACGCTGAGCCTGACCAAGAAGGCCCGCACCCTGCTGGCCAAGAAGGGCTTCGACCCCGTGCTCGGCGCGCGGCCACTGCGCCGCACGATCCAGCGCGAGATCGAGGACACGCTCAGCGAGAAGATCCTGTTCGGCGAGATCCAGCCCGGCACCAACATCACCATCGATGTCGACGGTGACCCGGCGGATGTCGACCAGGCGCGCCTGGTCTTCAAGACCGGCGTGAAGACCGAGAAGGAGCTGGTCAGCGCCGAGAAGGACGCACCGGCGGTGACGGTCGCCAAGAACGGCACCGAGTAA
- a CDS encoding polysaccharide deacetylase family protein produces the protein MNRHRVTVTALIAIVALLAGCGGSPKTTPSDSTSGSPATQPTTSQSPDRPDPSSTADGLPAVPAFDPPPQAQPPTLTAKPGEVPVVHEIKTTQPVAFITIDDGAKRDPKAAALFKKAGVPVTLFLLGNDVDPAPDYFRGLQAAGAKIEDHTQTHREMPGLSADQQKKEICSTADKYQKLFGNRPTLFRPPYGSYNTTTKKMVAACKLSYIVLWRETTDNGKVFYQRPDKKVHAGDIVLMHFRPAFVRDFAAVLWAIKNAGLTPAVLQDYLPAKAA, from the coding sequence GTGAACCGACATCGCGTCACCGTGACCGCCCTGATCGCCATAGTCGCACTGCTGGCCGGCTGCGGCGGCTCGCCGAAGACGACACCGTCCGACAGCACCTCAGGGTCGCCGGCCACCCAACCCACGACGAGTCAGAGCCCGGACCGGCCCGATCCGAGCTCGACGGCCGACGGCCTGCCGGCGGTGCCGGCCTTCGACCCGCCGCCGCAGGCCCAGCCGCCGACGCTGACCGCGAAACCCGGCGAGGTGCCGGTCGTGCACGAGATCAAGACGACCCAGCCGGTCGCCTTCATCACCATCGACGACGGCGCCAAGCGCGACCCGAAGGCCGCCGCGCTGTTCAAGAAGGCCGGCGTACCGGTGACGCTCTTCCTGCTCGGCAACGACGTCGACCCGGCGCCTGACTACTTCCGCGGCCTGCAGGCGGCCGGCGCGAAGATCGAGGACCACACGCAGACGCACCGCGAGATGCCGGGCCTGTCCGCCGACCAGCAGAAGAAGGAGATCTGTTCGACCGCGGACAAATACCAGAAGCTGTTCGGCAACCGGCCGACGCTGTTCCGGCCGCCGTACGGCAGCTACAACACCACGACCAAGAAGATGGTCGCCGCGTGCAAGCTGAGCTACATCGTGCTGTGGCGCGAGACCACCGACAACGGCAAGGTCTTCTACCAGCGTCCGGACAAGAAGGTGCACGCCGGCGACATCGTCCTGATGCACTTCCGGCCGGCGTTCGTACGCGACTTCGCGGCGGTTCTGTGGGCGATCAAGAACGCCGGTCTGACGCCGGCCGTGCTGCAGGACTACCTCCCCGCCAAGGCCGCCTGA
- a CDS encoding polysaccharide deacetylase family protein, with product MTKSVSLVDRILNAIPADFRTLRRRVGRHGILFASVIAALVAVGGVLFAVVPASGTYDLARPTSGKVATHVKPPDGEDPGLWITPHAASVPTTGPLPRISVAAPPAASLKLDEAGPYAPVVTRIPTNRKVVFVTMDDGSFQDPSARTLFRQSRLPATLFLISHTTIGHKAYFRDLVAHGGTIESHTLTHPKLAGRSETFQHGQLCGAARQLAGAYGKRPTLFRPPYGSYDETTLKVAHDCQYRAVVLWEGSMIGGALYIGGHEVGPKNPLKPGMILLMHFTPRFNADYRVLLATIAASGYSVGNLSDYVK from the coding sequence GTGACCAAGAGCGTGAGCCTTGTCGACCGGATCCTCAACGCGATCCCCGCCGACTTCCGTACGCTGCGCCGCCGGGTCGGCCGGCACGGCATCCTGTTCGCCTCCGTGATCGCCGCGCTCGTCGCGGTCGGAGGCGTGCTGTTCGCGGTGGTGCCGGCCAGTGGCACGTACGACCTGGCGCGGCCGACCAGCGGCAAGGTCGCCACCCACGTCAAACCGCCGGACGGCGAGGATCCCGGCCTGTGGATCACGCCGCACGCGGCCAGCGTGCCGACCACCGGGCCGCTGCCGAGGATCTCCGTCGCCGCTCCGCCAGCCGCCTCGCTGAAGCTGGACGAGGCCGGACCGTACGCGCCGGTGGTCACCCGGATCCCGACCAACCGGAAGGTCGTCTTCGTCACGATGGACGACGGCAGCTTCCAGGACCCCTCCGCGCGCACACTGTTCCGGCAGAGCCGGCTGCCGGCCACGCTGTTCCTGATCAGCCACACCACGATCGGCCACAAGGCATACTTCCGCGACCTGGTCGCGCACGGCGGCACCATCGAGTCGCACACGCTGACCCACCCCAAGCTCGCCGGCCGGTCGGAGACGTTCCAGCACGGCCAGCTGTGCGGCGCCGCGCGGCAGCTCGCCGGCGCCTACGGCAAGCGTCCGACGCTGTTCCGGCCGCCGTACGGCTCCTACGACGAGACCACGCTGAAGGTCGCGCACGACTGCCAATATCGCGCGGTGGTGCTGTGGGAGGGGTCGATGATCGGCGGCGCGCTCTACATCGGCGGTCACGAGGTCGGACCGAAGAACCCGCTCAAGCCGGGCATGATCCTGCTCATGCACTTCACGCCGCGGTTCAACGCCGACTATCGCGTGTTGTTGGCGACCATCGCCGCCTCCGGATATTCGGTCGGAAATCTGAGCGACTACGTTAAATAG
- a CDS encoding A/G-specific adenine glycosylase, whose translation MNSSAAARLPVGALLAWYDEKARDLPWRAPDASPWAVLVSEIMLQQTPVNRVLPVYESWLARWPAPADLAAAPSGEAIREWGRLGYPRRALRLHECAGVIVERHGGEVPCTVEDLLALPGIGTYTAHAVAAFAYRQRVPVIDTNVRRVLARFLDGVADSARNVSGSDLARLESLLPRQPERAARASVSVMELGALICVARTPRCADCPVAADCRWRSAGCPDNAAPARRPQAFAGTDRQVRGLLMAVLRESAAPVPAERLDTVWPKPAQRARALDGLVADGLVDPLPDGRFALPGMAAK comes from the coding sequence ATGAATTCCTCCGCCGCCGCGCGACTGCCTGTCGGCGCACTTTTGGCCTGGTACGACGAGAAAGCCCGTGACCTGCCGTGGCGTGCGCCGGACGCGTCGCCGTGGGCCGTGCTGGTCAGCGAGATCATGCTGCAGCAGACGCCGGTCAACCGCGTGCTGCCAGTGTACGAGTCGTGGCTGGCCCGCTGGCCGGCGCCGGCGGACCTGGCCGCCGCACCGTCCGGCGAGGCGATCCGCGAGTGGGGCCGGCTCGGCTATCCGCGGCGAGCCCTGCGGCTGCACGAATGCGCCGGCGTCATCGTCGAGCGGCACGGCGGTGAGGTGCCGTGCACGGTCGAGGATTTGCTCGCGCTGCCAGGCATCGGGACATACACCGCACACGCGGTGGCCGCTTTCGCATACCGGCAGCGCGTGCCGGTCATCGACACCAACGTCCGGCGCGTGCTGGCCCGGTTTCTGGACGGCGTGGCCGATTCGGCCAGAAATGTCAGCGGTTCGGACCTGGCACGGCTGGAATCCCTCCTGCCCCGACAACCGGAACGGGCCGCTCGCGCGTCTGTGTCTGTGATGGAACTCGGAGCGCTGATCTGTGTCGCGCGTACGCCGCGGTGCGCCGACTGTCCGGTGGCGGCCGACTGCCGGTGGCGGTCGGCCGGCTGTCCGGACAACGCCGCGCCGGCGCGGCGACCGCAGGCCTTCGCCGGCACCGACCGGCAGGTGCGCGGCCTGCTGATGGCGGTGCTGCGCGAGTCGGCGGCGCCGGTGCCGGCCGAGCGGCTCGACACCGTCTGGCCGAAGCCGGCGCAGCGCGCTCGCGCGCTCGACGGGCTGGTCGCCGACGGACTGGTCGACCCGCTCCCGGACGGTCGCTTCGCGCTGCCAGGCATGGCGGCGAAGTGA
- the disA gene encoding DNA integrity scanning diadenylate cyclase DisA has protein sequence MPPDREDRLRSTLGLVAPGTDLRDGLERILRGNTGGLIVLGYDKVVESLCTGGFPMDVEFAATRLRELAKMDGAVVLSTDGTRIVRAAVHLVPDPTIPTEESGTRHRTAERVARQTGFPVLSVSQSMRIISLYVAGMRYVLDESAAILSRANQALATLERYKLRLDEVAGTLSALEIEDLVTVRDAMAVVQRLEMVRRIADEISGYVIELGIDGRLLALQLDELMAGVDEDRTLIVRDYVPTGRRARQPEDVLGDLDELSSLDLLDLTLVARCCGFPPTQDALEAAVSPRGYRLLAKVPRLPGTVIDRLVEHFGGLQRLLGATVDHLQAVDGVGDARARSVREGLSRLAESSILERYV, from the coding sequence GTGCCGCCGGACCGCGAGGACCGCCTTCGGTCCACCCTGGGTCTCGTCGCGCCAGGCACGGATCTGCGAGACGGTTTGGAGCGGATCCTCCGCGGCAACACCGGCGGACTGATCGTGCTCGGTTACGACAAGGTCGTCGAATCCCTTTGCACGGGCGGATTTCCGATGGACGTCGAGTTCGCCGCCACCCGGCTGCGCGAGCTCGCCAAGATGGACGGCGCGGTCGTGCTGTCCACCGACGGCACCCGGATCGTACGCGCCGCCGTCCACCTGGTCCCCGACCCGACGATCCCGACCGAGGAGTCCGGCACCCGCCACCGCACGGCCGAGCGGGTCGCCCGGCAGACCGGATTTCCGGTGCTGTCGGTCAGCCAGTCGATGCGGATCATCAGCCTGTACGTGGCCGGCATGCGATACGTGCTGGACGAGTCGGCGGCGATCCTGTCCCGCGCCAACCAGGCGCTGGCCACCCTCGAGCGTTACAAGCTGCGCCTCGACGAGGTCGCCGGCACACTGTCCGCGCTGGAGATCGAGGATCTGGTGACCGTGCGCGACGCGATGGCCGTCGTGCAGCGGCTGGAGATGGTCCGGCGGATCGCCGACGAGATCTCCGGCTACGTGATCGAGCTCGGCATCGACGGCCGGCTGCTGGCCCTTCAGCTCGACGAGCTGATGGCCGGCGTCGACGAGGACCGCACGCTGATCGTCCGCGACTACGTGCCGACCGGCCGGCGCGCCCGCCAGCCGGAGGACGTGCTCGGCGACCTCGACGAGCTCTCCAGCCTCGACCTGCTCGACCTGACCCTGGTGGCGCGCTGCTGCGGCTTTCCGCCGACTCAGGACGCGCTGGAGGCGGCGGTGAGCCCGCGTGGCTATCGGCTGCTGGCCAAGGTGCCGCGGCTGCCCGGCACCGTCATCGACCGGCTGGTGGAGCATTTCGGTGGCCTGCAACGGCTTCTCGGCGCCACCGTCGACCACCTGCAGGCCGTCGACGGCGTCGGCGACGCGCGGGCGCGCAGCGTACGCGAAGGCCTGTCGCGACTCGCCGAGTCGTCGATCCTGGAACGGTACGTCTAA
- the radA gene encoding DNA repair protein RadA gives MVKERPAFHCEQCGFSVPKWVGRCPDCGAWGSVTESVPTRTPNAGPVSAPARPIAEIAVEEAKARPTGVGELDRVLGSGLVPGAVILLAGEPGVGKSTLLLEVAQAYAAAGSGRSLVVTGEESAAQVRLRAERTGALSPDLYLAAETDLSAVLTHLDEVQPGLLILDSVQTVAAPGVDAAAGGVTQVRAVASALTTVAKTRGIAVVLVGHVTKDGNIAGPRVLEHIVDVVLQFTGEQHSPLRLVRAVKNRFGPADEVGCFEMHDAGIRGLPDPSGLFLNRHNEPVIGTCVTVTMEGRRPLLAEVQALAAESAMPNPRRAVSGLDHARTAMTLAVVERHANCKLGSKDVFTATVGGHRITEPAADLAVAMAVMSSVFESLLPADLVAVGEVGLSGELRRVSGTGRRLAEAHRLGFRHALVPADCDDLPPKMNVYPVADLRAAMAAVKSMKLEARRPLAPVRAG, from the coding sequence ATGGTGAAAGAGCGTCCGGCGTTCCACTGCGAGCAGTGCGGCTTCAGCGTCCCGAAGTGGGTCGGCCGCTGTCCCGACTGCGGCGCGTGGGGCTCGGTCACCGAGTCCGTGCCGACGCGTACGCCCAACGCCGGCCCGGTCTCGGCGCCGGCCCGGCCGATCGCCGAGATCGCCGTCGAGGAGGCCAAGGCCAGGCCGACCGGGGTCGGCGAGCTGGACCGTGTGCTCGGCAGCGGCCTGGTGCCCGGCGCGGTGATCCTGCTGGCCGGCGAGCCGGGTGTCGGCAAGTCGACGCTGCTGCTGGAGGTCGCTCAGGCGTACGCGGCGGCCGGCAGCGGCCGTTCGCTGGTGGTGACCGGCGAGGAGTCGGCGGCGCAGGTGCGGCTGCGCGCCGAGCGCACCGGCGCGCTGTCCCCCGATCTCTATCTGGCCGCCGAGACCGACCTCTCCGCGGTGCTGACCCACCTCGACGAGGTGCAGCCGGGCCTGCTGATCCTCGACTCGGTGCAGACCGTGGCGGCGCCCGGCGTCGACGCGGCGGCCGGCGGCGTCACGCAGGTGCGTGCGGTGGCCAGCGCACTCACGACCGTCGCCAAGACCCGCGGCATCGCGGTCGTTCTGGTCGGCCACGTCACGAAAGACGGCAACATCGCCGGGCCGCGCGTGCTCGAGCACATCGTCGACGTCGTCCTGCAGTTCACCGGCGAGCAACATTCACCGCTGCGCCTGGTACGTGCCGTCAAAAACCGGTTCGGCCCGGCCGACGAGGTCGGCTGTTTCGAGATGCACGACGCCGGCATCCGCGGCCTGCCCGATCCCTCCGGCCTGTTCCTCAACCGCCACAACGAGCCGGTCATCGGCACCTGCGTGACGGTCACCATGGAAGGCCGCCGGCCGCTGCTGGCCGAGGTGCAGGCGCTGGCGGCCGAGTCGGCCATGCCCAATCCGCGGCGCGCGGTGAGCGGCCTCGACCACGCGCGTACGGCGATGACGTTGGCGGTCGTCGAGCGCCACGCCAACTGCAAACTGGGCTCGAAAGACGTGTTCACCGCGACCGTCGGCGGCCACCGGATCACCGAGCCGGCGGCGGACCTCGCGGTCGCGATGGCGGTGATGTCCTCGGTCTTCGAGAGCCTGCTGCCGGCCGACCTGGTCGCGGTCGGCGAGGTCGGGCTGTCCGGTGAGCTGCGCCGGGTCAGCGGCACCGGCCGCCGGCTCGCCGAGGCCCACCGGCTGGGTTTCCGGCATGCTCTGGTGCCGGCCGACTGCGATGACCTGCCACCGAAGATGAACGTCTATCCGGTCGCCGACCTGAGAGCGGCGATGGCGGCGGTCAAGTCGATGAAACTGGAGGCCCGGCGTCCGCTGGCGCCTGTCAGGGCCGGCTGA
- a CDS encoding copper chaperone PCu(A)C codes for MTVGSGPMRAGSRAGLMAAAGLLAVTAGLAGCSSGKVSQTADQREAIDGLNITLGALAIRDAAVDFPADSAAGVMSYPAGGNAPLTMVVVNSADAADSLVSASSPLADSVTVAPARPGATPPGVGCVATASALTSASPSASGSASAKPSGSAKPSGSASPRGSASPSGSASASGSAAAEPAGPPVADLPVPPSSAVQLVAGCQHLVLSGLKKEIAAGQLIPVTLTFKNAGATDASFKLPFVSPATPLPRAPISDFHPAEG; via the coding sequence GTGACCGTTGGTTCTGGGCCCATGCGAGCCGGCAGCCGGGCCGGCCTGATGGCCGCGGCCGGCCTGCTCGCGGTGACCGCCGGACTGGCCGGCTGCAGCTCCGGCAAGGTCTCCCAGACCGCCGACCAGCGCGAGGCCATCGACGGGTTGAACATCACCCTCGGCGCGCTCGCCATCCGCGACGCCGCCGTCGACTTCCCGGCCGACTCCGCGGCCGGTGTCATGTCGTATCCGGCCGGCGGCAACGCGCCGCTGACCATGGTGGTGGTGAACTCGGCCGACGCCGCGGACAGCCTGGTGTCGGCGAGCTCGCCGCTGGCCGACTCGGTCACGGTGGCGCCGGCGCGACCCGGTGCCACGCCGCCGGGGGTCGGCTGTGTCGCCACCGCCTCGGCATTGACCAGCGCGTCGCCATCGGCTTCGGGTTCGGCTTCGGCGAAGCCGTCCGGATCGGCGAAGCCGTCCGGATCCGCGTCGCCGCGCGGCTCGGCATCGCCGTCCGGCTCGGCCTCGGCATCCGGGTCCGCCGCCGCGGAGCCGGCAGGTCCGCCGGTCGCCGACCTGCCGGTGCCACCGTCCAGCGCCGTACAGCTGGTCGCCGGCTGCCAGCACCTGGTGCTCTCCGGCCTGAAGAAGGAGATCGCCGCCGGACAGCTGATCCCGGTCACGCTGACGTTCAAGAACGCCGGCGCCACCGACGCGTCGTTCAAGCTGCCGTTCGTCAGCCCGGCGACGCCGCTGCCGCGCGCTCCGATCTCCGACTTCCACCCGGCCGAAGGCTGA